In Salinibacterium sp. ZJ70, one DNA window encodes the following:
- a CDS encoding bifunctional 2-methylcitrate synthase/citrate synthase: protein MTEADIKKGLAGVVVDVTAISKVNPETNSLLYRGYPVQELAETCTFEEVAYLLWHGELPTPVQLEEFQAFERAHRHLSSVAKHAIDLLPVEAHPMDVVRTAVSAVGAADETTADASPEVQLEQAMRLFAQLPAIVAYAQRRLRDEELVEPRDDLSYSANFLHMTFGEVPDIVVVSAFDVSMILYAEHSFNASTFTARVITSTTADLYSAVTGAVGALKGALHGGANEAVMHMFDEILFADRAEAWLDEALAQKRKIMGFGHRVYKSGDSRVPTMKAALDTLLVEYDRPDLGDLYDALEKAMDDRKGIKPNLDYPSGPAYHLMGFDTEMFTPLFVASRVTGWTAHILEQAASNALIRPLSLYNGPEQRSVSGE, encoded by the coding sequence ATGACGGAAGCAGACATCAAGAAGGGGCTCGCGGGCGTCGTCGTCGATGTCACCGCGATCTCCAAGGTGAACCCCGAGACCAACTCCCTGCTCTATCGGGGCTATCCGGTGCAGGAGCTCGCGGAGACCTGCACGTTCGAAGAGGTCGCCTATCTGCTGTGGCATGGCGAGCTGCCGACACCCGTGCAGCTCGAGGAGTTCCAGGCCTTCGAGCGCGCGCATCGGCACCTGTCGTCGGTGGCGAAGCACGCGATCGACCTGCTGCCGGTCGAGGCGCACCCCATGGATGTCGTGCGCACCGCCGTCTCGGCAGTCGGCGCCGCCGATGAGACCACGGCCGACGCCAGCCCCGAGGTGCAGCTCGAGCAGGCCATGCGGCTCTTCGCCCAGCTCCCGGCGATCGTCGCCTACGCGCAGCGCCGCCTGCGCGATGAGGAGCTGGTCGAGCCGCGGGATGACCTCAGCTACTCGGCGAACTTCCTGCACATGACGTTCGGCGAGGTGCCGGATATCGTCGTCGTCTCGGCGTTCGACGTGTCGATGATCCTGTACGCGGAGCACTCGTTCAACGCGTCGACGTTCACGGCGCGAGTCATCACCTCGACGACCGCCGACCTGTACTCGGCGGTCACGGGTGCCGTCGGGGCGCTCAAGGGCGCGCTGCATGGCGGCGCGAACGAAGCCGTCATGCACATGTTCGACGAGATCCTGTTCGCGGACCGCGCGGAGGCTTGGCTCGACGAGGCCCTCGCCCAGAAGCGCAAGATCATGGGCTTCGGCCACCGCGTCTACAAGAGCGGCGACTCGCGGGTCCCCACGATGAAGGCGGCTCTCGACACGCTGCTCGTCGAGTACGACCGCCCGGATCTCGGCGACCTGTACGACGCGCTCGAGAAGGCCATGGACGACCGCAAGGGCATCAAGCCGAACCTCGACTACCCGTCGGGTCCGGCCTACCACCTCATGGGCTTCGACACGGAGATGTTCACTCCGCTGTTCGTCGCCTCGCGCGTCACCGGCTGGACGGCCCACATCCTGGAGCAGGCCGCGTCGAACGCGCTCATCCGCCCGCTGTCGCTCTACAACGGACCCGAGCAGCGCTCGGTGTCAGGGGAGTAG